A part of Gemmatimonadaceae bacterium genomic DNA contains:
- a CDS encoding fasciclin domain-containing protein: MRFAALAAVALTALSGQLTPLAAQHPARQPSIPEVAKTAGTFTTLLAAVDAAGLTETLLGRGPFTVFAPTDEAFGRLPHGTVSELLRAENREKLRLILTYHVVAGRVTAAQARTVHTANTVAGQDVRITTRGDDLLINDAVVRIADVPASNGLIHVIDRVLLPDTRAGTARHSSH, from the coding sequence ATGCGTTTCGCCGCCCTTGCCGCCGTTGCCCTCACCGCCCTGTCCGGCCAGCTCACGCCCCTTGCCGCGCAGCACCCGGCACGCCAGCCGTCGATTCCCGAGGTGGCGAAGACGGCGGGAACGTTCACGACCCTGCTCGCCGCGGTGGATGCGGCCGGGCTCACGGAAACACTGCTCGGCCGCGGGCCGTTCACCGTCTTCGCGCCCACCGACGAGGCGTTCGGCCGCCTGCCGCACGGCACCGTGAGTGAGTTGCTGCGCGCCGAGAACCGCGAGAAGCTGCGGCTGATCCTCACGTATCACGTCGTCGCCGGGCGCGTGACGGCAGCCCAGGCGCGCACGGTGCACACGGCCAACACGGTGGCCGGGCAGGACGTGCGCATCACCACGCGCGGCGATGACCTGCTCATCAACGACGCGGTGGTGCGGATCGCCGACGTGCCGGCCTCGAACGGGCTGATCCACGTGATCGATCGCGTGCTGCTGCCGGACACGCGCGCCGGCACCGCGCGGCACTCCTCGCACTGA
- a CDS encoding sigma-70 family RNA polymerase sigma factor, with product MTRSTGGDPARAHLALVADRIGAVTPAPEPLLPRIAAGDEGAVRACVERYGALVWSLARRWGPEPSDAEDAVQEIFIDLWRTASRYDASRTTEAGWVAMIARRRLIDRARKRERLPVLEALPEDYDVAGEDERDLDREWRAEQARAVLRELPPAQRRMLELSLLHGRTHDEIARDTETPLGTVKSHIRRGLQRARDLLAARLPAGGAS from the coding sequence ATGACGCGTTCCACCGGCGGCGATCCCGCCCGTGCACATCTCGCCCTCGTGGCGGACCGGATCGGCGCGGTGACACCCGCGCCGGAACCGCTGCTGCCGCGCATCGCCGCGGGCGACGAGGGTGCCGTACGGGCGTGTGTGGAGCGCTACGGTGCGCTGGTCTGGTCGCTGGCCCGCCGCTGGGGTCCGGAACCATCAGATGCGGAGGATGCGGTGCAGGAGATCTTCATCGACCTGTGGCGCACCGCGTCGCGCTACGACGCCTCGCGGACCACCGAGGCAGGATGGGTGGCGATGATCGCGCGCCGCCGCCTGATCGACCGGGCGCGCAAGCGTGAGCGCCTGCCGGTGCTCGAGGCGTTGCCGGAGGACTACGACGTGGCCGGCGAGGACGAGCGCGACCTCGATCGTGAGTGGCGCGCGGAACAGGCGCGAGCGGTGCTGCGCGAGTTGCCGCCGGCGCAGCGCCGCATGCTGGAACTGTCGCTGCTGCATGGCCGCACGCACGACGAGATCGCCCGCGACACCGAGACGCCGCTGGGCACCGTGAAGTCGCACATCCGGCGGGGACTGCAGCGTGCGCGTGACCTGCTCGCGGCCCGCCTGCCCGCAGGGGGAGCATCATGA
- a CDS encoding anti-sigma factor, which translates to MTGDEMEDETLAELLMQRATGALSGPEADALAAALARLPRGEAARWEAAAAELTAAMVAADPAAAGGMPPALLARVVETGEALVRVQPRTSVRAAPFPRRPGLLAWSGWFAAAAALVLWFALPRGSATPAPVVVVVTAAERATRLRDTLLTRDPAVQRMAFAATKDASARGAGGDVVWSGAAQRGVMRITGLQPNDRTRWQYQLWIFDRARDEKYPVDGGVFDIPAGAGEVLVPIDTRVPVGDAVMFAVTVEKAGGVVVSTRERIALLANRGG; encoded by the coding sequence ATGACCGGGGACGAGATGGAGGACGAGACGCTGGCCGAGCTGCTGATGCAGCGCGCGACCGGGGCGCTGAGCGGCCCGGAGGCCGATGCGCTGGCGGCCGCGCTGGCGCGGCTGCCGCGTGGCGAGGCCGCCCGGTGGGAGGCGGCGGCGGCGGAACTCACGGCCGCGATGGTCGCGGCAGACCCTGCGGCGGCGGGTGGCATGCCGCCGGCCCTGCTGGCCCGCGTGGTCGAGACCGGGGAGGCGCTGGTGCGTGTGCAGCCGCGGACGAGCGTGCGCGCGGCACCGTTCCCGCGGCGTCCGGGTCTGCTGGCGTGGAGCGGCTGGTTCGCGGCCGCCGCGGCGCTCGTGCTCTGGTTCGCGCTGCCGCGCGGGTCGGCGACACCGGCACCCGTGGTGGTGGTGGTGACTGCGGCGGAGCGCGCGACCCGCCTCCGTGACACGTTGCTCACGCGCGACCCGGCGGTGCAGCGCATGGCCTTCGCGGCCACGAAGGATGCCAGTGCGCGCGGTGCCGGAGGCGACGTGGTGTGGAGCGGTGCGGCGCAGCGCGGCGTGATGCGGATCACCGGGCTGCAGCCGAACGACCGGACCCGCTGGCAGTACCAGCTCTGGATCTTCGACCGCGCGCGCGACGAGAAGTATCCCGTCGATGGCGGCGTGTTCGACATCCCCGCCGGCGCGGGCGAGGTGCTGGTGCCGATCGATACCCGGGTGCCGGTGGGTGACGCGGTGATGTTCGCCGTGACCGTCGAGAAGGCGGGGGGCGTGGTGGTGTCGACGCGCGAACGCATCGCCCTGCTTGCGAACCGGGGCGGCTGA
- a CDS encoding aminopeptidase P family protein produces MSSRRQFVTASSVALTGTALGLRPASRISPDADGAVAALPESVRSLRPMTAGVTPISIAERRARIEKAKQLMAAQKIDALVLTGGTSMEYFTGIRWGTSERLLTAVIPVRGSAFLVTPKFEEERAMEQAHEGPLGADAQVFAWEEDESPYALVARGMRDRGIAVGTIGVEETVKFVFQDGIGSALPGSRLVSGTPISAGCRMVKDAHEIALMEHASTVTLAAYEAAWKGLTDGMTQSQFQQLVQEAHRRLGYDGSAGAQVGEFSALPHGSAKPQVIREGSIVLIDGGCKVEGYTSDISRTFVLGRATQRMKDVFEIEFRAQSAALAAAKPGVPAEAVDAAARTVIADAGFGPGYKYFTHRVGHGMGMDGHEWPYLVKGNTMPLQPGMVFSDEPGIYIPGEFGIRLEDDMVITDTGARLLTPQSRSLEQPFAVA; encoded by the coding sequence ATGTCCTCGCGCCGCCAGTTCGTCACCGCCTCGTCCGTTGCGCTCACCGGCACCGCGCTCGGCCTGCGCCCGGCCTCCCGGATCTCGCCCGACGCGGACGGCGCCGTCGCCGCCCTGCCGGAGTCGGTCCGGTCGCTGCGCCCGATGACCGCCGGTGTCACGCCGATCTCCATCGCCGAGCGCCGCGCGCGCATCGAGAAGGCGAAACAGTTGATGGCGGCGCAGAAGATCGACGCACTGGTGCTCACCGGCGGCACCTCGATGGAGTACTTCACCGGCATCCGCTGGGGCACCAGCGAGCGCCTGCTCACCGCGGTCATCCCGGTGCGCGGCAGCGCCTTCCTCGTGACACCGAAGTTCGAGGAGGAGCGTGCGATGGAGCAGGCGCACGAGGGGCCGCTCGGCGCCGATGCACAGGTGTTCGCGTGGGAGGAGGACGAGAGCCCGTACGCGCTGGTGGCGCGCGGGATGCGCGACCGCGGGATCGCCGTCGGCACGATCGGGGTGGAGGAGACGGTGAAGTTCGTGTTCCAGGACGGCATCGGCAGCGCACTGCCCGGCAGCCGGCTGGTGAGCGGCACGCCGATCTCCGCCGGCTGCCGCATGGTGAAGGACGCGCACGAGATCGCCCTCATGGAGCACGCCAGCACGGTGACGCTCGCCGCCTACGAGGCCGCCTGGAAGGGGCTCACCGACGGCATGACGCAGTCACAGTTCCAGCAGCTGGTGCAGGAGGCACACCGCCGCCTGGGCTACGACGGCAGCGCGGGCGCGCAGGTGGGCGAGTTCTCCGCCCTGCCCCACGGCTCCGCCAAGCCGCAGGTCATCCGCGAGGGCTCGATCGTGCTGATCGACGGCGGGTGCAAGGTGGAGGGCTACACCTCGGACATCTCGCGCACGTTCGTGCTCGGCCGCGCCACACAGCGCATGAAGGATGTCTTCGAGATCGAGTTCCGCGCCCAGTCCGCCGCGCTCGCGGCGGCGAAGCCGGGGGTGCCGGCCGAGGCGGTGGACGCCGCCGCGCGGACGGTGATCGCGGACGCCGGCTTCGGGCCTGGCTACAAGTACTTCACGCACCGCGTGGGGCACGGCATGGGGATGGACGGGCACGAGTGGCCCTACCTGGTGAAGGGCAACACGATGCCGCTGCAGCCCGGCATGGTGTTCTCCGACGAGCCGGGCATCTACATCCCCGGTGAGTTCGGCATCCGGCTCGAGGACGACATGGTCATCACCGACACCGGCGCCCGCCTGCTCACGCCGCAGTCCCGGAGTCTCGAGCAGCCGTTCGCGGTCGCGTGA